One genomic region from Gemmobacter aquarius encodes:
- the lptE gene encoding LPS assembly lipoprotein LptE — MSLPDRRTVLSLLAALLIAGCGFTPAYAPEGAGTKLRGRVAVQVPATRNDFALASRLETRLGAADAPAYDLGYSVTVYSISGGITPDNETTRYQLKGSVAYTLTDRATQARVAGGTVRNFTSWSATGSTVAGIAAEEAAAARLMQILADDIVTRLIAELP, encoded by the coding sequence ATGTCGTTGCCTGACCGCCGCACAGTCCTGTCATTGCTCGCAGCCCTGCTGATTGCAGGCTGCGGCTTTACGCCCGCCTATGCGCCGGAAGGGGCGGGGACAAAGCTGCGGGGCCGCGTTGCGGTGCAGGTGCCGGCCACGCGGAACGATTTTGCGCTGGCCTCGCGGCTGGAAACCCGTCTTGGCGCTGCCGACGCGCCGGCCTATGACCTTGGCTATAGCGTGACGGTCTATAGCATCAGCGGGGGCATCACGCCCGACAACGAGACCACGCGCTATCAGCTAAAGGGCAGTGTCGCCTATACCCTGACCGACCGCGCGACACAGGCGCGGGTTGCCGGTGGAACGGTGCGGAATTTCACCTCGTGGTCGGCCACCGGGTCGACCGTTGCGGGCATCGCCGCCGAAGAGGCTGCAGCGGCGCGGTTGATGCAGATCCTTGCCGATGACATCGTCACGCGCCTGATCGCCGAGTTGCCATGA
- the thiB gene encoding thiamine ABC transporter substrate binding subunit: MKTSILALGFATVATGFACAAAAETPVLTVLTYDSFVAEWGPGPAVEKAFEADCACDLRFVAAGDGAALLARVQMEGAASDADVVLGLDTSLTAAARATGLFAPHGQTWANTLPVPFEDADFVPYDWGWFAMVYDKTKVTDVPTSFEALAASDLKIVIQDPRSSTPGLGLLLWVKAAYGDRAKDIWAGLADNIVTVTPGWSEAYGLFTEGEADMVLSYTTSPAYHLIAESDDTKAAAVFDEGHYMQVEVAGKLAATDQPALADRFLAFIGSDAFQSTIATTNWMYPAVTPAGGLPEGFDRFRPAKSLLMSADEAAAARDGALAEWQAALAQ, from the coding sequence ATGAAAACTTCGATCCTTGCGCTGGGTTTTGCCACTGTCGCCACGGGTTTTGCCTGTGCCGCTGCGGCTGAAACCCCTGTGCTTACAGTGCTGACCTATGACAGTTTCGTTGCCGAATGGGGCCCCGGCCCTGCGGTGGAAAAGGCGTTCGAGGCCGATTGCGCCTGCGACCTGCGGTTCGTCGCGGCGGGCGATGGCGCGGCACTGCTGGCGCGGGTGCAGATGGAGGGCGCTGCGTCAGATGCCGATGTGGTGCTGGGGCTGGATACCAGCCTGACGGCGGCTGCGCGGGCCACGGGGCTGTTCGCGCCGCATGGCCAGACATGGGCCAATACGCTGCCCGTACCGTTCGAGGATGCCGATTTCGTGCCCTATGACTGGGGGTGGTTTGCGATGGTCTATGACAAGACCAAGGTAACCGATGTTCCGACATCCTTCGAGGCGCTTGCCGCATCCGACCTGAAGATCGTCATCCAGGACCCGCGGTCATCGACGCCCGGTCTGGGGCTTTTGCTGTGGGTCAAGGCGGCTTACGGCGATAGGGCCAAGGATATCTGGGCCGGACTTGCGGATAACATCGTCACCGTCACGCCAGGATGGTCGGAAGCTTACGGGTTGTTCACCGAAGGCGAGGCGGACATGGTGCTGTCTTACACCACATCGCCTGCCTATCACCTGATTGCGGAAAGCGATGATACCAAGGCCGCCGCCGTGTTCGACGAGGGCCATTACATGCAGGTCGAGGTGGCCGGAAAGCTGGCAGCGACCGATCAGCCCGCGCTTGCCGACCGGTTCCTTGCCTTTATCGGCAGCGATGCCTTCCAGTCGACCATTGCGACAACGAACTGGATGTATCCGGCGGTGACGCCTGCTGGGGGCCTGCCCGAAGGCTTTGATCGCTTCCGCCCTGCCAAATCGCTGCTGATGTCGGCGGATGAGGCGGCGGCGGCGCGCGATGGCGCTTTGGCCGAATGGCAAGCGGCGCTCGCGCAATGA
- a CDS encoding GAF domain-containing protein, translated as MQSPIEQLHRDCEALGTRLFTVSILDRANGLSRRAYTSHPVEYPAQGTKPMLDDAWFDHCIRQAQYFLANTPAEFEQHFFDHALITSMGLGSALNIPLADSGGTVVATVNLLAEALHFTPERLAAYLSLVADSRDAVLGDRLFSGLQG; from the coding sequence ATGCAAAGCCCTATCGAACAGCTACACCGTGACTGCGAAGCCCTTGGCACGCGCCTGTTCACCGTGTCGATCCTTGACCGCGCCAATGGCCTGTCGCGCCGCGCCTATACCTCGCATCCGGTGGAATATCCGGCGCAGGGCACCAAACCGATGCTGGATGACGCGTGGTTCGACCATTGCATCCGGCAGGCGCAGTATTTTCTGGCCAATACACCGGCCGAGTTCGAACAGCATTTCTTCGACCATGCGCTGATCACATCGATGGGGCTGGGTTCGGCGTTGAACATTCCGCTTGCCGATTCGGGCGGGACGGTCGTTGCGACCGTCAACCTGCTGGCCGAAGCCCTGCACTTCACGCCGGAACGGCTGGCCGCTTACCTGTCGCTTGTGGCTGACAGCCGCGACGCGGTTCTGGGCGATCGGCTGTTTTCCGGCCTGCAAGGCTGA
- a CDS encoding thiamine ABC transporter ATP-binding protein, with amino-acid sequence MLQLDKLVLTEPGFRLVADFSVPMGARVAIIGPSGAGKSTLLNAIAGFVQPEAGRVLWQGQDLASLSPGERPVTILFQDQNLFPHLTIMQNLALGLSPRLRPTPEQLEQVAQALARTGLAELGNRRPAELSGGQAGRVALARALLRARPLLLLDEPFAALGPALKADMLAMVAEVADATGATVLMVTHDPKDAQRLGGQTILVADGTAQPPEDTARLFANPPKALADYLG; translated from the coding sequence GTGCTGCAACTCGATAAACTTGTGCTGACCGAACCCGGCTTTCGGCTGGTGGCCGATTTTTCGGTGCCTATGGGTGCCCGCGTGGCGATCATCGGGCCGTCGGGGGCGGGGAAATCGACGCTGCTGAATGCAATTGCCGGTTTTGTGCAGCCCGAGGCCGGGCGCGTTTTGTGGCAGGGGCAAGACCTTGCGTCGCTGTCGCCCGGAGAGCGGCCCGTGACGATCCTGTTTCAGGACCAGAACCTGTTCCCGCATCTGACCATTATGCAGAACCTTGCGTTGGGTCTTTCGCCGCGGCTTCGCCCGACCCCGGAACAGTTAGAGCAGGTCGCGCAGGCCTTGGCGCGGACGGGTCTGGCGGAGCTGGGCAATAGGCGGCCTGCCGAGTTGTCGGGCGGGCAGGCGGGGCGCGTTGCCTTGGCGCGGGCGCTGTTGCGGGCGCGGCCCTTGTTGCTGCTGGATGAACCCTTTGCGGCGCTGGGGCCTGCGCTCAAGGCCGATATGCTGGCTATGGTGGCCGAGGTCGCTGACGCGACGGGGGCCACGGTGCTGATGGTGACGCATGATCCCAAAGACGCACAACGGCTTGGCGGGCAGACCATTCTGGTTGCCGACGGAACCGCGCAGCCACCCGAGGATACGGCGCGGCTGTTCGCCAACCCGCCCAAGGCGCTGGCAGATTATCTGGGCTGA
- the leuS gene encoding leucine--tRNA ligase: protein MSRYEPSQTEPKWQAEWEAAGTFTARRDPAKPKYYVLEMFPYPSGRIHMGHVRNYTMGDVVARYKAASGFSVLHPMGWDAFGMPAENAAMERGGHPKEWTYGNIADMRAQMKPLGLSIDWSREFATCDPEYYGQQQAMFIDMMEAGLVYRKNAVVNWDPVDMTVLANEQVIDGRGWRSGAVVERRELTQWFFRISDYSGELLEALDSLKDWPEKVRLMQANWIGKSRGLQFAFTTTGAPEGFDRLEVYTTRPDTLLGASFAAISPDHPLAKQLERHDPKVAEFVAECRRIGTSEEALEKAEKRGLDTGIKVLHPFDDSWELPVYIANFILMDYGTGAIFGCPAHDQRDFEFASKYGLAIKPVFVAEGAEEAALAAAFVPMKSERVRYVRGFAGAETQTGEEAVAAAIAQCEANGVGRGVTNYRLRDWGISRQRYWGCPIPVVHCATCGVVAEAKANLPVKLPDDVTFDQPGNPLDRHPTWRDCTCPKCGAAARRETDTMDTFVDSSWYYARFTAPRATTPTVAEDADYWMNVDQYIGGIEHAILHLLYSRFFARAMHKTGHLPARAIEPFNALFTQGMVTHEIYKTTDANGRPVYHLPEDIIRSEQGATLADGTVVEVIPSAKMSKSKKNVVDPLKIITDFGADTARWFVMSDSPPERDVEWTASGAEAAFKHLARVWRIADELTRADAAANPAEDAALAKATAKAVDEVTRGIDGFAFNKAIAKLYEFTNTLSRSGAGVAAKRGAMLTMAQLMQPMTPHLAEEVWHMLGGAGLVAQAAWPKADPALLVDDSVTLPIQINGKRRAEITVPAGMPASEVEKLALADEAVVKFLAGAPVKKIIVVPGRIINVVA from the coding sequence ATGTCGCGCTACGAACCAAGCCAGACCGAACCGAAATGGCAAGCCGAGTGGGAGGCCGCTGGCACCTTTACGGCGCGGCGCGATCCCGCAAAGCCCAAGTATTACGTGCTGGAGATGTTCCCCTATCCTTCGGGGCGCATCCATATGGGGCATGTGCGGAATTATACGATGGGGGACGTGGTCGCCCGATACAAGGCAGCGTCTGGGTTTTCGGTGCTGCATCCGATGGGGTGGGACGCCTTTGGCATGCCCGCCGAGAACGCGGCGATGGAGCGGGGCGGGCATCCCAAGGAATGGACTTACGGCAACATCGCCGACATGCGGGCGCAGATGAAGCCGCTTGGCCTGTCGATCGACTGGAGCCGCGAATTCGCCACCTGCGACCCTGAATATTACGGCCAGCAACAGGCCATGTTCATCGACATGATGGAAGCGGGCCTTGTCTACCGCAAGAACGCGGTGGTGAACTGGGATCCGGTCGATATGACCGTGCTTGCCAACGAACAGGTGATCGACGGGCGCGGTTGGCGGTCGGGGGCGGTGGTCGAACGGCGCGAGCTGACGCAGTGGTTCTTCCGCATCTCGGACTATTCGGGCGAGTTGCTCGAGGCGCTGGATTCGCTGAAGGATTGGCCGGAAAAGGTGCGCCTGATGCAGGCGAACTGGATCGGCAAATCGCGCGGGCTGCAGTTTGCTTTTACCACCACGGGCGCGCCGGAAGGATTCGACCGGCTCGAGGTGTATACGACCCGCCCCGACACGCTGCTTGGCGCGTCTTTTGCGGCGATCTCGCCCGACCATCCGCTGGCAAAGCAGCTTGAACGCCACGATCCGAAGGTTGCCGAATTCGTCGCTGAATGTCGCCGCATTGGCACGAGCGAAGAGGCGTTGGAAAAGGCCGAAAAGCGCGGGCTGGACACGGGCATCAAGGTCTTGCACCCGTTCGATGACAGTTGGGAACTGCCGGTTTACATCGCCAACTTCATCCTGATGGACTACGGCACCGGCGCGATCTTTGGTTGCCCGGCGCATGACCAGCGTGATTTCGAATTCGCCTCGAAATACGGATTGGCAATCAAGCCGGTCTTTGTGGCCGAGGGTGCGGAGGAGGCGGCGCTTGCCGCAGCTTTCGTTCCGATGAAATCCGAGCGCGTGCGCTATGTGCGCGGCTTTGCCGGTGCTGAAACCCAGACCGGCGAGGAAGCGGTCGCTGCCGCGATTGCCCAATGCGAGGCGAACGGGGTGGGGCGCGGCGTTACGAACTATCGCCTGCGCGACTGGGGCATTTCGCGCCAGCGGTATTGGGGCTGCCCGATTCCGGTTGTGCATTGCGCGACCTGCGGCGTGGTGGCCGAGGCGAAGGCGAACCTGCCCGTCAAGTTGCCCGATGATGTGACGTTCGACCAGCCGGGCAACCCGCTGGACCGACACCCGACTTGGCGCGATTGCACCTGCCCGAAGTGCGGGGCTGCGGCGCGGCGGGAAACCGACACGATGGACACGTTCGTCGATTCGTCGTGGTATTACGCCCGCTTCACCGCGCCCCGTGCGACCACGCCCACCGTGGCCGAGGATGCGGATTACTGGATGAACGTCGACCAGTACATCGGCGGGATCGAGCATGCGATTCTGCACCTGCTCTATTCGCGCTTCTTTGCCCGTGCGATGCACAAAACAGGCCATCTGCCCGCCCGCGCGATCGAGCCGTTCAACGCGCTCTTTACCCAAGGCATGGTGACGCACGAGATTTACAAGACGACCGACGCCAATGGCCGCCCTGTCTATCACCTGCCCGAAGATATCATCCGCAGCGAGCAGGGCGCGACCCTTGCCGATGGCACGGTGGTCGAGGTGATCCCTTCGGCCAAGATGTCGAAATCCAAAAAGAACGTGGTCGATCCGTTGAAGATCATCACCGATTTCGGGGCAGATACCGCGCGGTGGTTTGTCATGTCGGACAGCCCGCCGGAGCGGGATGTGGAATGGACGGCATCGGGGGCCGAGGCGGCCTTTAAGCACCTTGCCCGTGTGTGGCGCATCGCGGACGAGCTGACGCGGGCCGATGCGGCGGCCAATCCGGCGGAAGATGCGGCGCTGGCCAAGGCCACGGCCAAGGCGGTGGACGAGGTGACGCGCGGGATCGACGGCTTCGCCTTTAACAAGGCCATCGCCAAGCTTTACGAATTCACCAACACGCTGTCGCGTTCGGGCGCTGGCGTGGCGGCGAAACGGGGGGCGATGCTGACCATGGCGCAGTTGATGCAGCCGATGACGCCGCACCTTGCCGAGGAAGTCTGGCATATGCTGGGCGGCGCTGGCCTTGTGGCGCAGGCCGCTTGGCCAAAGGCCGACCCTGCGCTGCTGGTGGACGATTCGGTGACCCTGCCGATCCAGATCAACGGCAAGCGGCGGGCGGAAATCACCGTTCCTGCGGGCATGCCTGCATCCGAGGTTGAAAAACTCGCCCTTGCAGACGAAGCTGTGGTCAAGTTCCTTGCAGGGGCGCCTGTGAAGAAGATCATCGTCGTCCCGGGGCGCATCATCAATGTCGTTGCCTGA
- a CDS encoding peptidoglycan-binding protein produces the protein MYRVTLTALLLLSAAPLAAQDRAVIIGNENYSDGADITEADAALDAVDPLQGAGFTVTSGSDMQAPEMRGLLSPLMQGTPEEGRLVILLSGHFAQAANDSWFLGVESSMPDLATVDGVGVSVSTVLEIAAQAPGGAVVVLGTEPRRLPLGPGLDPGIGTVAVPQGVTLIRGDAARVADFAARALPLRGQSIAAMLDANPDLTADGFLSGLVPFRPASETAAADPLPGPDAEAVFWESTQAQGTLGAYDAYAKRYPKGRYLAEARAEIARIKAEPQREARSAEEALALSRDDRRAIQRGLTLLGFDTKGIDGVFGAGSRTAIAGWQRKNGYEASGFLMREQIVKLTEQADARSAALEADAAEKQRAIEAEDRAYWQDTGAAGDEAGLRAYVTRFPDGIYADVAAERLRAIDAARMGEAEAADRAAWDLASQEQTEASYREYLRSFPDGAFAAEAQASIDALGAEASQGDQVAAWEAGEAALGLGTGGRRAIEGRLDALGLKPGKVDGTFDDRARRAIRRFQDSRGMEPTGYLDQTTTVALLAGAVLRLGD, from the coding sequence ATGTATCGCGTCACCCTGACCGCCTTGCTATTGCTAAGCGCAGCGCCCCTTGCCGCGCAGGACCGCGCCGTGATCATCGGAAACGAGAATTATTCCGACGGGGCCGACATAACCGAGGCCGACGCCGCCCTTGACGCAGTCGACCCGCTGCAAGGCGCGGGCTTCACCGTGACAAGCGGCTCTGACATGCAGGCCCCCGAGATGCGCGGCCTGCTGTCGCCCCTGATGCAAGGCACCCCCGAGGAGGGGCGGCTTGTCATTCTTCTGTCGGGCCATTTCGCACAGGCTGCCAATGATAGCTGGTTTCTGGGCGTCGAATCCTCGATGCCCGATCTCGCCACGGTCGACGGTGTCGGGGTTTCGGTCTCCACAGTGCTGGAAATCGCCGCTCAAGCTCCGGGCGGGGCGGTGGTCGTTCTGGGAACCGAACCACGCCGCCTGCCGCTGGGGCCGGGGCTTGACCCCGGCATCGGCACGGTCGCCGTGCCGCAGGGCGTCACGCTGATCCGCGGCGATGCCGCGCGGGTCGCAGATTTCGCGGCGCGCGCCTTGCCCCTGCGCGGGCAATCCATCGCCGCGATGCTCGATGCCAACCCAGACCTGACCGCCGATGGATTCCTGTCCGGTCTCGTCCCGTTCCGTCCCGCCAGCGAAACGGCGGCGGCTGATCCGCTGCCCGGACCTGATGCCGAAGCGGTTTTCTGGGAAAGCACCCAAGCCCAAGGCACGCTCGGCGCCTATGACGCCTATGCCAAACGGTATCCCAAAGGCCGCTACCTGGCCGAAGCACGGGCCGAAATCGCCCGCATCAAGGCCGAACCCCAGCGCGAGGCACGTTCAGCCGAAGAGGCGCTGGCCCTCAGCCGCGACGACAGGCGCGCCATCCAGCGCGGGCTGACGCTTCTGGGCTTTGACACCAAGGGAATCGACGGCGTCTTCGGCGCAGGCTCGCGCACCGCAATCGCAGGCTGGCAACGCAAGAACGGGTACGAAGCATCGGGATTCCTGATGCGCGAACAGATCGTCAAACTGACCGAACAGGCCGATGCACGCTCTGCCGCGCTGGAAGCAGACGCTGCCGAAAAGCAAAGGGCGATCGAGGCCGAAGACCGCGCCTATTGGCAAGACACCGGCGCCGCGGGCGACGAGGCGGGCTTGCGTGCCTATGTCACCCGCTTTCCCGACGGGATTTATGCCGATGTAGCCGCAGAACGCCTGCGCGCCATCGACGCCGCCCGCATGGGCGAGGCCGAGGCGGCAGACCGCGCGGCATGGGATCTGGCATCCCAGGAACAGACCGAGGCATCGTACCGCGAATACCTCCGCAGTTTCCCCGACGGGGCCTTTGCCGCCGAAGCACAAGCCAGCATCGACGCGCTTGGCGCCGAGGCATCGCAGGGCGATCAGGTCGCGGCATGGGAAGCGGGTGAAGCCGCCCTTGGCCTTGGCACCGGCGGACGGCGCGCGATCGAAGGCAGGCTCGATGCCCTGGGTCTGAAACCCGGCAAGGTGGATGGCACCTTCGACGACCGCGCGCGCCGTGCGATCCGGCGCTTTCAGGACTCGCGCGGGATGGAGCCGACCGGCTATCTCGACCAGACCACGACCGTCGCCCTTCTGGCCGGTGCAGTCTTGCGCTTGGGCGACTAG
- the holA gene encoding DNA polymerase III subunit delta yields the protein MILRGIEATRYFAKPDPAKTGLLIFGADAMRVALKRQEVIAALIGPEGEGEMRLARIAAAELRKDPAALLDAIKSQGFFPGPRVAFVEDATDTLTATIQTALMEWRAGDAQIVVTAGGLTAKSTLKTLFEKHPAAFCAGLYDDPPSREEIEAALAKAGLTSIDREAMTDLANLARALDPGDFRQTLDKIALYKYRDPSPLTPLEVATLAPATVEAEVDDLIMAVAEGRQNDIAPLFRRLEAQGTAAVTLCIAAMRHFRALHTAVTDPGGVSSGIAKARGVPFKARDAMQRQASNWGSRKLEDAITLLVETDLTLRSTSRAPTMALIERALIRLAMMSQRRG from the coding sequence ATGATCCTTCGCGGGATTGAAGCCACGCGGTATTTCGCCAAACCCGACCCTGCCAAGACCGGCCTGCTGATTTTCGGCGCAGATGCGATGCGGGTGGCCCTGAAACGGCAAGAGGTGATCGCGGCGCTGATCGGGCCAGAGGGCGAAGGCGAGATGCGGCTTGCGCGGATCGCCGCAGCCGAGTTGCGGAAAGACCCTGCGGCGCTGCTCGATGCGATAAAGTCGCAAGGCTTCTTTCCCGGCCCGCGTGTCGCCTTTGTCGAGGATGCGACCGATACGCTGACCGCCACGATCCAGACTGCGCTGATGGAATGGCGCGCGGGCGACGCGCAGATTGTCGTGACGGCTGGCGGGTTGACGGCGAAATCGACGCTCAAGACGCTGTTCGAAAAGCACCCCGCCGCCTTTTGTGCCGGGCTTTACGACGATCCGCCCAGCCGCGAAGAGATCGAGGCGGCGCTGGCCAAGGCGGGGCTGACATCGATCGACCGCGAGGCGATGACCGATCTCGCGAACCTTGCCCGTGCGCTGGACCCCGGTGATTTCCGCCAGACGCTCGACAAGATCGCGCTTTATAAATACCGCGACCCAAGCCCGCTGACGCCGTTGGAGGTTGCCACGCTTGCGCCTGCCACTGTCGAGGCCGAGGTGGATGATCTGATCATGGCCGTTGCCGAGGGCCGCCAGAACGACATCGCGCCGCTGTTTCGCAGGCTGGAGGCGCAGGGCACCGCTGCCGTCACGCTGTGCATCGCAGCCATGCGCCATTTCCGCGCGCTACATACTGCCGTGACCGATCCGGGCGGGGTGTCGTCGGGCATCGCCAAGGCGCGCGGCGTGCCGTTCAAGGCGCGGGACGCGATGCAGCGGCAGGCATCGAACTGGGGCAGCCGCAAGCTGGAAGATGCGATAACGCTGCTGGTGGAAACCGATCTGACGCTTCGGTCGACGTCGCGCGCACCGACCATGGCATTGATCGAGCGCGCGCTGATCCGTCTGGCCATGATGTCGCAACGGCGGGGGTGA
- a CDS encoding thiamine/thiamine pyrophosphate ABC transporter permease ThiP — MSHAPGAAAVAALVAGLTLGMAGVVGAGAGSLWPTAADLAALRFTVLQAALSAVISCALAVPVARALARRRFLGRGVLITLMGAPFLLPVIVAVLGLLAVFGRSSIVSDGLALAGLPPLSIYGLHGVVLAHVFLNLPLVTRMLLMGWQAIPAERFRLAQSLGMPPAAQFRHLEWPMLRAVLPGAAVVVFTICLASFAVALTLGGGPGATTVELAIYQALRFDYDPARAAALAVIQFGLGAVAVALGWAVLGRAGFGSGLGRRIGVGAPKGWRRGADALAVMLAAAFLLVPLGAVVWRGVGGLGDLPAGLWAALVRSVAVALLSTGVTMGAALVLALAVARGARGAGLFDTVATLPLAVSGLVLGTGLFLTVQPFVRPEAVALPVTVMVNALLSLPYAYRLLLPEARALHADYDRLARSLALTGVARLRWVALPRLARPLGFGAGVAAALSMGDLGVITLFAGESGATLPLYVHRLMGAYRMDAAAGAALVLVAASFALFALFDGMGRRAATR, encoded by the coding sequence ATGAGCCACGCGCCGGGGGCGGCCGCTGTCGCCGCCCTTGTCGCGGGGCTGACGCTCGGCATGGCCGGTGTCGTGGGCGCAGGGGCGGGAAGCCTGTGGCCCACGGCTGCCGATCTGGCGGCGCTGCGCTTTACGGTGCTGCAAGCGGCGCTGTCGGCGGTGATTTCCTGCGCCTTGGCGGTGCCCGTGGCGCGGGCTCTGGCGCGGCGGCGCTTTCTTGGCCGCGGGGTGCTGATCACGCTGATGGGGGCGCCGTTCCTTTTGCCGGTGATCGTGGCGGTGCTCGGCCTGTTGGCCGTATTTGGACGGTCGAGTATTGTCAGCGATGGCTTGGCTTTGGCCGGTTTGCCGCCTTTGTCGATTTACGGGCTGCACGGGGTGGTGCTGGCCCATGTGTTCCTGAACCTGCCGCTTGTCACGCGGATGCTGCTGATGGGGTGGCAGGCGATTCCGGCCGAACGCTTCCGGCTGGCGCAATCGCTGGGGATGCCGCCCGCCGCGCAGTTCCGGCATCTGGAATGGCCGATGCTGCGAGCGGTGCTGCCCGGCGCGGCGGTGGTGGTGTTCACCATTTGCCTTGCCAGTTTCGCGGTGGCGTTGACGCTGGGCGGCGGGCCGGGGGCGACCACGGTCGAGCTTGCGATCTATCAGGCGCTGCGGTTCGATTATGATCCGGCACGGGCGGCGGCGCTGGCGGTGATCCAGTTCGGGCTGGGGGCCGTTGCGGTGGCGCTGGGCTGGGCCGTGCTGGGGCGTGCCGGTTTCGGCAGTGGCTTGGGGCGGCGGATCGGGGTTGGCGCGCCAAAGGGGTGGAGGCGCGGGGCCGATGCGCTGGCGGTGATGCTGGCGGCGGCGTTCCTGCTTGTGCCGCTTGGCGCGGTGGTCTGGCGCGGGGTTGGCGGATTGGGCGATTTGCCCGCCGGGCTTTGGGCGGCGCTGGTCCGGTCGGTCGCGGTTGCGCTTTTATCGACGGGAGTCACGATGGGGGCCGCGCTGGTGCTGGCGCTGGCGGTGGCGCGGGGCGCGCGCGGGGCGGGGCTGTTCGACACGGTTGCGACCTTGCCGCTTGCGGTGTCGGGGCTGGTGCTGGGGACGGGGCTGTTCCTGACGGTGCAGCCTTTTGTGCGGCCCGAGGCTGTGGCCCTGCCCGTGACCGTGATGGTCAACGCGCTGTTGTCGCTGCCCTATGCTTACCGGTTGCTGCTGCCCGAGGCGCGGGCGCTTCATGCCGATTACGACAGGCTGGCGCGGTCTTTGGCGCTGACCGGTGTGGCGCGGTTGCGCTGGGTCGCGCTGCCGCGTCTGGCGCGCCCCTTGGGCTTTGGTGCGGGGGTGGCGGCGGCTTTGTCGATGGGTGATCTGGGCGTGATCACGCTTTTTGCCGGAGAGAGCGGGGCCACCTTGCCCCTGTATGTGCACCGTCTGATGGGCGCTTACCGGATGGATGCGGCGGCAGGGGCGGCGCTGGTGCTGGTGGCCGCAAGCTTTGCGCTTTTCGCGCTTTTTGACGGGATGGGACGCCGTGCTGCAACTCGATAA
- a CDS encoding DUF378 domain-containing protein, giving the protein MRTINIITLLLIIIGGINWLLVGLFQFDLVAAIFGGQDAALARIVYILVGLSALWQIGPWLRTLSGDAVAVRRDTTR; this is encoded by the coding sequence ATGCGCACCATCAATATCATCACGCTTCTGCTGATCATCATCGGCGGTATCAATTGGCTGCTTGTCGGGCTGTTCCAGTTCGATCTGGTCGCGGCCATATTCGGCGGGCAGGATGCCGCCTTGGCGCGGATCGTCTATATTCTTGTCGGCCTTTCGGCGCTTTGGCAGATCGGGCCGTGGCTGCGGACGCTGTCGGGCGATGCCGTCGCGGTCCGGCGCGACACGACGCGCTAG
- a CDS encoding HPP family protein yields MTRFIRMFGPVMAAPHAAEVTRAAVGAALGLLVCDLILWALSGGADLAHLTLIAPFGASAFLIFAVPNSPLAQPFSAIAGNTLSALAAIAVLHLTDNPLVAAPLAVGLAIAVMGVTRAFHPPAGAVALATVIAASGAQPPTWAFAFTPVFAGSVLLVVAGIGWNTLTGRKYPFRQPAPSPHGTKDALPDRRLGLTAPELGHLLDRLRMTPNIGVEDLARVITAAEAEAAAQHLGDLTAADIMSRDLVTVPPTTPLKTLAQVFRIHRFKTLPVSEGGHYAGLIDQSALLGLTDGRVTAADLVTPVETALPGTTAATLMDLLADGHQQAVPVLEGGRLTGLVTRSDLIALLAARLRSATP; encoded by the coding sequence ATGACCCGATTTATCCGTATGTTCGGCCCCGTCATGGCTGCCCCGCACGCAGCCGAAGTCACCCGCGCCGCAGTCGGTGCGGCGCTGGGGCTTCTGGTCTGCGACCTGATCCTGTGGGCGCTGTCGGGTGGGGCCGATCTGGCCCACCTGACCCTGATCGCGCCCTTTGGCGCGTCGGCCTTCCTGATCTTTGCCGTGCCGAACAGCCCGCTGGCCCAGCCCTTCAGCGCGATTGCGGGCAATACGCTGTCGGCGCTTGCCGCAATCGCGGTGCTGCACCTGACGGATAACCCGCTTGTCGCGGCCCCGCTTGCCGTGGGGCTTGCGATTGCGGTGATGGGGGTGACCCGCGCGTTCCACCCGCCTGCCGGAGCGGTCGCGCTGGCCACGGTGATCGCGGCGAGCGGGGCGCAGCCGCCGACGTGGGCCTTTGCCTTTACGCCGGTCTTTGCCGGTTCGGTGCTGCTTGTGGTCGCGGGTATTGGCTGGAACACCTTGACGGGGCGGAAATATCCGTTCCGCCAGCCCGCGCCTTCGCCCCATGGCACCAAGGATGCGCTGCCGGATCGCCGTCTTGGGCTGACCGCGCCCGAACTTGGCCATCTGCTCGACCGGTTGCGGATGACGCCGAACATCGGGGTCGAAGATCTTGCCCGCGTCATCACGGCGGCCGAGGCAGAAGCGGCAGCGCAGCATCTGGGCGATTTGACCGCCGCCGACATCATGTCGCGCGATCTGGTCACCGTGCCACCCACGACGCCCTTGAAAACGCTGGCGCAGGTGTTCCGCATCCACCGCTTCAAGACGCTGCCGGTCAGCGAGGGCGGCCATTACGCGGGGCTGATCGACCAGTCGGCCCTGCTTGGCCTGACGGATGGCAGGGTTACCGCCGCCGATCTGGTCACGCCGGTCGAAACTGCCTTGCCCGGGACGACTGCCGCGACCCTGATGGATCTGTTGGCGGATGGCCACCAGCAAGCCGTGCCGGTTTTGGAGGGTGGCAGGCTGACGGGGCTTGTCACGCGGTCGGACCTGATTGCGCTGCTTGCCGCCCGTCTGCGAAGTGCTACCCCCTAG